A section of the Polyangium spumosum genome encodes:
- a CDS encoding DUF4150 domain-containing protein, protein MFANSQMMGVDMGFPDVCLTPTPAPVPIPYPNIAAGPMGVPAAYNVLFMCTPAHNMSTTIPMTNGDNTGVNMGVASGMVMGPSRPVLPALKTLVGGMPATRLTSMNIQNSTNCPGVRLVPSQLKVLLLT, encoded by the coding sequence ATGTTCGCGAATTCGCAGATGATGGGCGTCGACATGGGGTTCCCGGACGTCTGCCTGACGCCGACGCCCGCGCCGGTGCCGATTCCTTATCCGAACATCGCGGCGGGCCCGATGGGCGTGCCCGCCGCCTACAACGTGCTGTTCATGTGCACCCCTGCGCATAACATGAGCACGACCATTCCGATGACGAACGGGGACAACACCGGCGTGAACATGGGCGTCGCGTCGGGCATGGTCATGGGCCCGTCCCGCCCGGTGCTCCCGGCGCTGAAGACGCTCGTCGGCGGAATGCCCGCCACGCGGCTCACGAGCATGAACATCCAGAACTCGACGAACTGCCCCGGCGTGCGGCTCGTCCCGAGCCAGCTCAAGGTCCTCCTGCTGACCTGA
- a CDS encoding DUF3540 domain-containing protein, which translates to MDNLARKLEHRQVSQDVGEVVRVEGDVFVVRTDGGNYRARRAKSCLLAPEVDDTVLLVVIEGQAAYVLAVLEREDGATSRIVLDGDVELKAPSGRIGMAAQEGIGLVSGKEVSVVSGSVEIRSVSGNVVLERLSLLGTLVSAELGKVKLFAGVVDSALERLSQKVKRSYRTVEEVDQVRAERIDYAAQKNMSLRGDNTLITAEQLVKVDGEQIHLG; encoded by the coding sequence ATGGATAATCTCGCGAGGAAGCTCGAGCACAGGCAGGTGAGTCAGGACGTCGGCGAGGTCGTGCGCGTCGAGGGGGATGTCTTCGTCGTCCGGACGGACGGGGGGAATTACCGGGCGCGCCGCGCGAAGAGCTGCCTGCTCGCGCCCGAGGTGGACGACACCGTGTTGCTCGTGGTGATCGAGGGCCAGGCGGCGTACGTGCTCGCGGTGCTCGAGCGGGAGGACGGCGCCACCTCGCGTATCGTGCTCGACGGCGACGTCGAGCTGAAGGCCCCGAGCGGCCGCATTGGAATGGCGGCGCAGGAGGGGATCGGCCTCGTGTCGGGCAAGGAGGTCAGCGTGGTCTCCGGCTCGGTCGAGATCCGCAGCGTGTCCGGGAACGTGGTGCTCGAGCGGCTCTCTTTGCTCGGCACGCTCGTGTCGGCCGAGCTCGGCAAGGTGAAGCTCTTCGCGGGCGTGGTCGATTCGGCGCTCGAGCGGCTCTCGCAGAAGGTGAAGCGATCGTACCGCACGGTCGAGGAGGTCGATCAGGTCCGAGCGGAGCGGATCGATTATGCGGCGCAGAAGAACATGAGCTTGCGCGGGGACAACACGTTGATCACCGCGGAGCAGCTCGTGAAGGTCGACGGCGAGCAGATCCACCTCGGCTGA
- a CDS encoding MopE-related protein yields the protein MAGDRSWTARKRVGVFWLSSLAGLALPAAAWAQAYPSSDAAWVPLVRTDPVTNVTSPLGDPAGDAPGPRDIVGNEMSPVAYVQSDADHLYFRLRINQNARQNASSFWPYGWGCLIDTDGDSSDYELIAIVDGVSNPDSVNLWHNTNQVIPNDPSDDAEVLLRAYLDPLVAGKPGHGYAREAPAGEDFPAENPDPDFFVDWAVERSALALAGVTPLTPLRFACGTSAMGKVLGTDLAGPPSLPPLFGDPVLCGDEGCIEQSCPGAGDICEAGVGGCATTGTIVCDASGQPSCNAVPGASSAEVCDDVDNDCDGAIDEDNPGAGVDCTSSDPGLCAAGLTACVGGALSCIPTIGKGEFPETCNGIDDDCNGIPDDGPAGAGEPCATGLMGACATGFTTCGGGVTACAPVAEPGAAVETCNGVDDDCDGEADEGFALGEACSVGVGACLAEGVFECDAAGAASCSATAGAPGVEACGDAVDSDCDGNPDNDCPDKDDDGLEDHEEEVIGSDPEDPDTDDDGVRDGLEPDYDKDTDGDGTVNVLDPDSDDDGLFDGTELGFDCTGPGTDPEAGHCIADADSGTTTTNPLDWDTDDGSVSDGDEDTNKDGVVDAGERDPLDPSDDVISTAACSVDADCPTGQVCAEGACRDLVAPQESVELTGGCACTTEPAEGTTGRWIAALVMLGALTFRRRRR from the coding sequence ATGGCTGGAGATCGATCGTGGACGGCCCGCAAGAGGGTCGGCGTCTTCTGGTTGTCGAGCCTCGCCGGGCTCGCCTTGCCGGCGGCGGCCTGGGCGCAGGCGTATCCTTCGAGTGACGCGGCTTGGGTCCCGCTCGTGCGCACGGATCCCGTCACCAACGTGACCTCGCCGCTCGGCGATCCCGCCGGGGACGCGCCCGGGCCGCGGGACATCGTCGGCAATGAAATGTCCCCCGTCGCCTACGTCCAGAGCGACGCCGACCATCTTTATTTTCGCCTCCGTATCAACCAGAATGCTCGCCAGAATGCGTCCTCGTTCTGGCCTTACGGCTGGGGCTGCCTCATCGACACGGACGGCGACTCGTCCGATTACGAGCTCATCGCCATCGTGGACGGCGTCTCCAACCCGGACTCGGTGAACCTCTGGCACAACACGAACCAGGTGATCCCGAACGATCCCTCGGACGACGCCGAGGTGCTCCTCCGCGCATACCTGGATCCGCTCGTCGCTGGCAAGCCCGGCCATGGGTATGCGCGCGAGGCGCCGGCGGGGGAAGATTTCCCCGCCGAGAACCCCGATCCCGATTTTTTCGTCGACTGGGCCGTCGAGCGCAGCGCGCTCGCGCTCGCCGGCGTCACACCCCTCACGCCGCTGCGTTTCGCCTGCGGCACGTCTGCGATGGGCAAGGTCCTCGGGACCGACCTCGCGGGGCCGCCTTCCCTGCCGCCCCTGTTCGGAGATCCCGTCCTTTGCGGCGACGAAGGGTGCATCGAGCAGAGTTGCCCCGGAGCCGGCGATATCTGCGAGGCGGGCGTCGGCGGCTGCGCGACGACGGGCACGATCGTGTGTGACGCGTCGGGGCAGCCCTCCTGCAATGCCGTCCCCGGCGCGTCCTCGGCCGAGGTCTGCGACGACGTCGACAACGATTGCGACGGCGCGATCGACGAGGACAACCCCGGCGCCGGGGTGGATTGCACGTCCTCCGACCCCGGGCTCTGCGCGGCCGGCCTCACGGCCTGCGTGGGGGGCGCCCTCTCGTGTATCCCCACGATCGGCAAGGGAGAGTTCCCCGAGACGTGCAACGGGATCGACGATGACTGCAATGGAATCCCCGACGACGGCCCCGCCGGCGCCGGGGAGCCTTGCGCGACGGGCCTCATGGGCGCCTGCGCGACGGGCTTCACCACGTGCGGAGGCGGCGTCACCGCCTGCGCCCCGGTCGCCGAGCCCGGCGCGGCGGTCGAGACCTGCAATGGCGTGGACGACGATTGCGACGGCGAGGCCGACGAGGGCTTCGCCCTGGGCGAGGCCTGCTCCGTGGGCGTCGGCGCGTGCCTTGCCGAGGGCGTGTTCGAATGCGACGCAGCGGGCGCCGCCTCGTGCAGCGCGACGGCCGGCGCGCCGGGCGTCGAGGCCTGCGGGGACGCCGTGGACAGCGATTGCGACGGCAACCCCGACAATGACTGCCCCGACAAGGACGACGACGGGCTCGAGGATCACGAGGAGGAGGTGATCGGCTCCGACCCGGAGGATCCGGACACCGACGACGACGGCGTGCGCGACGGACTCGAGCCTGATTACGACAAGGACACGGACGGCGACGGGACCGTGAACGTGCTCGACCCCGACAGCGACGACGACGGCCTCTTCGACGGCACGGAGCTCGGCTTCGATTGCACCGGCCCCGGCACGGACCCCGAGGCGGGCCATTGTATCGCCGACGCCGACAGCGGGACGACGACGACGAACCCGCTCGACTGGGACACCGACGACGGCAGCGTGTCCGACGGCGACGAGGACACGAACAAGGACGGCGTGGTGGACGCGGGCGAGCGGGATCCTCTCGACCCGAGCGACGACGTGATCTCGACCGCCGCGTGCTCCGTCGACGCGGATTGCCCGACCGGTCAGGTCTGCGCCGAGGGCGCGTGCAGGGATCTCGTCGCGCCGCAGGAGTCTGTCGAGCTGACGGGTGGCTGCGCCTGCACCACCGAACCCGCCGAGGGCACGACGGGGCGATGGATCGCGGCGCTCGTGATGCTCGGAGCGCTCACCTTCCGCAGGCGCCGTCGCTGA